Proteins from one Megalops cyprinoides isolate fMegCyp1 chromosome 11, fMegCyp1.pri, whole genome shotgun sequence genomic window:
- the obsl1b gene encoding obscurin-like protein 1 isoform X1: protein MDVFGGAPRFLAYPRPVVVQSGTDAALKCQIGGDPRPAVIWERNNEQIHPQGRYRLFEDGNVYNLIISGVTSEDSGQYICKAKNSIGETYAAATLKVEGEAQEQELREENKPRFLIKPLSTRVGRGEDAVFSCKLWGKPLPEVVWEKDGKRLNEIFESTHFSVGYQDGGWFQLKIFKTRAPDGGVYTCKAKNEFGEGLAGAVLLVDAGPGHEEESTRNGYANGHWKPQQGKQRGGRQVAMRQREDPLPNSAKVKMFAVTEGKHAKFRCYVTGKPKPEIIWRKDGRVIMSGRRYLLYEDREGYFTLKVLYCKQQDNGVYVCAASNTAGQTLSAVHLSVKEPLVRFKQPLSDLEVFERDLAILECEVPEDSVPITWYLEDRRLQPGAKYGMEEWGTKRRLTIRDIGADDDGIYLCEMADGGRSIAEVAVKGTIVRKLPRKVDVLEGENAAFCVEVEEEEMEIHWYKDGIELRETHQTIIKSFGKTHILVFVNTSPQDSGKVTFIVGRSKTSSQLRVKAARHSPPSCPVGVQINTERTNAVLLSWVPAHDSRKNPPSGYVLERQEVGSQEWLQCLTTDSATSVEILGDSVPCEADYRFRICSVNKYGRSGHVEFPRAAHLVPVAKIQTPLQDALVPEGQDATFSIELSASVIGTWFLNGKQLQEDDRFTMRRSRTHHSLRIRGVRDTDNGAEITFIACGVRDSAALYIQAPLVKFTPLSEMDRNKFVEVGNPIVLYCELSDPAVPVHWYKNGVELHTVEGLNIQSEGNMRRIVIQSAEFSHSGVYSCDAIDDVIRFNVEVEAPPVRFTALPEVEKSKSIEAGCPIVLHCEISDPNAQVSWYKDGTKLFPQTGIEIQSEGSGRTLVVPSAEFFHSGVYSCKTKGDAIQFKVDIKAPPVRFTALPEVEKSKSIEAGCPIVLHCEISDPNAQVCWHKEGIQLLPQTGIDIQSDGIMKTLIVKSAKLSDAGVYCCTTTDDTIQFNVEVKAPPVRFTALPEVEKSKSIEAGCPIVLHCEISDPNAQVSWYKDGIQLYPETGLDIQSEGVRRTLFIQSAELSHAGVYSCKTTNDAIQFKVDIKAELSHSGLYSCEVSDDTIQSNVDVKAPSLRFSEGEKNTATEEVFPVALSSELSDTTAKVTCYKDGIKSLPQTGPYIQSEGTTRRLPVQSAEPPQLRQYICGADEDAIAFKVDVEAPSENFTLLPEGDKDKFIEAGCPAVEPCELSDPTAGVSWHKNGTKLPQNGIEIQPEGTTRRLALQPANLSRAGLYSCETMEDAKQFHADVKAPPARFSPLPEVEKKRSTEAGCPIVLPCETSESTAQVCWYKDGIEILPQTSTDIQSDGIKGSLDVQQAELSDSEVHSVETKDDDTQFNVDTEAPSVRFKELPEDERNKSIEAGCPIVLHCEITDPNAQVSWYKDGIEIVPQTGTEIQSDGHVRGLVVQSAELSHSGVYSCSIADEVLMFKVDVQDYTPPASPVRFRAVPAIERNKSIEAGCPIVLHCEISDPTAQVCWYKDGIEILPQFGIEIQSEGTTRTLTIESAELSHSGVYSCDAVDDVIAFKVAVKAPPVRFTALPEVEKNKSIEAGCPIVLHCEISDPTGQVCWYKDGIQLLPQTGIEIQSEGTMRTLVIKSSEYSSSGVYSCKTADDFIEIYVEVKAPPVTFAEIPEEEVHKSVVELDPLVLRCEVSRPDATALWYKDGVEMQPSSNITIQADSSTRRLIIRSTQLSDSGTYTCRAGDSALMFKVNVREPPVMIVYPKEDVHLDRHVSEEIVLSCELSRTNGTVHWYKDGQKLQESQNIKLKSEGPYRRLKILHGGIEDSGEYVCDTADDSIFFQLNITEPPVRIVSPSQSQMELCQQTSERMVLSCEISRPNATVRWYRDGLEVEENDNLILEVDGVYRRLIIPETTVQDSAEYVCDTADDSVTFFVNIAEPPVRFVRPRKMASSVESFVGGPVVLECEVSRSNAEVSWKKDSEEMEESSNVTIIEEGIFRQLTIHSCTLEDSGQYICDAKDDVMDFHVKVTEPPVKILRKKELKTEQQFLASDDIILECELSRENGIVQWRKDSQKIVEGEHICIEEEGAFRSLVILNADLTDAGEYVCDAKDDNIVFHVTVQEPPVTIIGNSESPENHSLLVGDDLILACELSRPNATVEWYCNGKPLSSDPRAHIDSYGTVRKLILKGLQSSDSGTYICDAIDDKMITMVKVQEPAVKFVNKQEVNLITGYEKESVTLSVTVSRENATVRWMKDWIELTGERFHTRVEGNTHFFTIDPLQRSDSGEYTCDANTDEMHFSLLVKEMRVKFVRPLEDTVAHKDSMVTLRCELCRAKGDVLWLKDGVEISPGRRIAIRADGPERSLTIHRLTPEDAGEYACESKDDRTSAVLRVEMPRIVEFIAELHNTTVLEGEDATFKCVVSPEDVQLVWKMDGEHIFPSEKFRMSSNGLCHMLHILNCNVTDTSKVTAEAEGVVSKANLQVQEAQVLFTKKMESVVSEEYGEATLEVEVSPESGEVQWMRQGVVIQPGPKFTLKQNGRKRSLTVHNLTLSDRGTYRCETLHDRTQGKLSVEPRKITIRRGLNPIDTFERDTASFEVELSHSNVEGVWQKDGIRIKPNNHWRTSANGCVHSLTLSNLTLEDTSTITFSAESVKTSARLTVRETPVTILKKLEDLYIPEGTTASIECELSRQNVDVKWLKNGVEMKPSKNHRIYSMGRKRFVQILKCDLSDSGIYTCDAGDINTYCSLEVSEREVEIVQGLEDLDIQEDQNAVFMCEVSLEDVPGEWFKNGDKIRPTSTIKIRQEGTKHFLLMCNVRAEDSGEIKFVAKQAESTAYLEVEELPVSIVKPLRDKTALEKHRVIMECTVSNPRCSIRWYKGSNVILPSERFEICSEGCNRKLVIQQVALEDEGTYSVQVGEHTSSARLMVEAQLLQMVRELVDVEVTEPEEACFECEVSVPVSKAPGWSLNGETLQPGPDVRVENLGRVHRLTLRNTSVDMSGIVKFTSGKAKSSARLNVTSN, encoded by the exons ATGGATGTGTTTGGCGGTGCGCCCCGCTTCCTGGCCTACCCCCGCCCTGTGGTCGTTCAGAGCGGCACCGACGCCGCCCTAAAATGCCAGATCGGAGGGGACCCCCGGCCGGCCGTCATCTGGGAACGGAACAACGAGCAGATCCACCCCCAGGGCCGGTACCGCCTGTTTGAGGACGGAAACGTCTATAATCTCATCATCTCTGGGGTGACCTCGGAGGACAGCGGCCAGTACATCTGCAAGGCCAAGAACAGCATCGGGGAGACGTATGCGGCGGCGACGCTGAAGGTGGAGGGAGAGGcacaggagcaggagctgcGGGAGGAGAACAAGCCGCGCTTCCTCATCAAGCCCCTCTCCACCCGCGTGGGCCGCGGCGAGGATGCCGTCTTCTCCTGCAAACTGTGGGGAAAGCCCCTGCCCGAGGTGGTCTGGGAGAAGGACGGCAAGAGACTCAACGAAATCTTCGAGAGCACGCACTTCAGCGTGGGCTACCAGGACGGGGGCTGGTTTCAGCTGAAGATCTTCAAGACCCGAGCGCCCGACGGCGGGGTGTACACCTGCAAGGCCAAGAACGAGTTTGGGGAGGGGCTGGCGGGGGCCGTGCTGCTCGTCGACGCCGGGCCGGGCCACGAGGAGGAGAGCACTCGGAACGGGTACGCCAACGGCCACTGGAAACCTcaacagggaaaacagagaggggggcggCAGGTAGCCATGCGGCAGAGGGAGGATCCCCTCCCCAACTCCgccaaagtgaaaatgtttgccGTGACCGAGGGCAAACACGCCAAGTTCCGCTGCTACGTGACGGGAAAGCCTAAACCAGAGATAATCTGGAGGAAAGACGGCAGGGTGATCATGTCTGGGAGGCGTTACCTGCTATATGAAGACCGAGAGGGTTACTTCACACTCAAAGTACTCTACTGCAAGCAACAGGACAATGGAGTTTATGTTTGCGCAGCATCCAACACGGCGGGACAGACGCTCAGCGCTGTTCACCTCTCTGTCAAAG AGCCACTAGTACGCTTTAAGCAGCCTCTTAGTGACCTGGAAGTGTTTGAGAGGGACCTGGCCATCCTGGAGTGTGAGGTCCCAGAGGACTCTGTCCCCATCACATGGTACTTGGAGGACCGCAGGTTACAGCCAGGAGCCAAGTACGGGATGGAGGAGTGGGGGACAAAACGACGCCTCACTATTCGTGACATCGGAGCGGATGATGACGGTATCTACCTGTGCGAGATGGCAGACGGTGGGAGGAGCATCGCAGAGGTGGCTGTCAAAG GTACAATAGTACGCAAGCTTCCACGTAAGGTAGACGTCCTCGAGGGGGAAAATGCCGCCTTTTGTGTGGAGGTAGAGGAGGAAGAAATGGAAATACACTGGTATAAAGATGGGATTGAGCTGCGAGAGACCCACCAGACAATCATAAAATCCTTCGGAAAAACTCACATTCTTGTCTTTGTCAACACCTCACCCCAAGACTCTGGCAAGGTGACCTTCATTGTGGGCAGATCCAAGACTTCCTCTCAGCTCAGGGTCAAAG CGGCTAGGCATAGCCCACCCAGTTGTCCGGTTGGTGTGCAGATTAACACTGAACGGACCAACGCTGTCCTCCTCTCCTGGGTCCCAGCACACGACTCGCGTAAGAACCCTCCTTCGGGATACGTGCTGGAGAGGCAGGAGGTGGGCTCCCAGGAGTGGCTGCAGTGCCTCACCACAGATTCGGCCACCTCAGTGGAGATTCTGGGGGACAGTGTGCCCTGTGAAGCCGACTATCGATTCCGCATATGCAGCGTCAACAAGTACGGCAGGAGTGGCCATGTGGAGTTCCCCAGGGCAGCCCATCTGG tCCCAGTGGCAAAAATACAAACTCCGCTGCAAGACGCTCTGGTGCCAGAGGGCCAGGACGCCACCTTCTCCATTGAGCTCTCGGCCTCTGTGATCGGGACGTGGTTTCTGAACGGCAAACAGCTTCAGGAGGACGACCGCTTCACCATGCGCCGTTCCCGCACGCACCACTCCCTGCGCATCCGGGGAGTGCGGGACACGGACAACGGGGCCGAGATCACCTTTATCGCCTGCGGAGTTCGAGATTCGGCTGCACTATACATTCAAG CTCCTCTGGTGAAGTTCACACCCCTTTCGGAGATGGACAGGAATAAATTTGTTGAAGTCGGCAACCCCATCGTCCTGTACTGTGAGCTGTCTGACCCAGCAGTGCCAGTACACTGGTACAAGAATGGGGTGGAGCTCCACACAGTGGAAGGCCTTAATATCCAATCAGAGGGCAACATGAGGAGGATCGTCATCCAATCAGCCGAGTTTTCCCACTCTGGAGTGTACAGCTGTGATGCCATTGATGATGTGATTAGATTTAATGTGGAAGTTGAAG CTCCACCAGTGAGGTTCACAGCCCTTCCAGAGGTAGAGAAGAGCAAGTCCATTGAAGCAGGCTGCCCCATTGTACTGCACTGTGAGATCTCAGACCCCAATGCCCAGGTCAGCTGGTACAAGGACGGGACAAAGCTTTTCCCACAAACTGGAATAGAGATCCAATCAGAAGGCAGCGGAAGGACACTGGTTGTCCCATCAGCAGAGTTTTTCCACTCTGGGGTATACAGCTGCAAGACAAAGGGTGATGCTATCCAGTTCAAAGTGGACATCAAAG CTCCACCAGTGCGGTTCACAGCCCTTCCAGAGGTAGAGAAGAGCAAGTCCATTGAAGCAGGCTGCCCCATTGTACTGCACTGTGAGATCTCAGACCCCAATGCCCAGGTGTGCTGGCACAAAGAAGGGATACAGCTCCTCCCACAAACTGGAATAGACATCCAATCAGACGGCATCATGAAGACTCTGATTGTCAAATCAGCAAAGCTCTCTGATGCTGGAGTTTACTGTTGCACAACAACTGATGACACCATCCAGTTTAATGTTGAAGTGAAAG CTCCACCAGTGAGGTTCACAGCGCTTCCAGAGGTAGAGAAGAGCAAGTCCATTGAAGCAGGCTGCCCCATTGTACTGCACTGTGAGATCTCAGACCCCAATGCCCAGGTCAGCTGGTACAAGGACGGAATACAACTTTACCCAGAGACTGGATTAGACATCCAATCAGAGGGTGTAAGAAGGACACTGTTCATCCAATCAGCTGAGTTATCCCACGCAGGAGTATACAGCTGTAAGACAACAAATGATGCCATCCAGTTTAAAGTGGACATCAAAG CTGAGCTGTCCCACTCTGGGCTGTACAGTTGTGAGGTATCTGATGAcactatccagagcaacgtGGATGTCAAAG CTCCATCACTGAGGttctcagagggagagaagaacaCAGCCACTGAAGAGGTCTTCCCCGTTGCACTGAGCTCCGAGCTCTCTGACACCACCGCCAAGGTCACCTGCTACAAGGATGGAATAAAGTCCCTCCCACAAACTGGACCATACATCCAATCAGAAGGCACCACGAGGAGACTGCCTGTCCAATCAGCAGAGCCCCCTCAATTGAGACAGTACATCTGTGGTGCAGATGAAGATGCAATAGCATTTAAGGTGGATGTTGAAG CTCCATCGGAGAACTTCACTCTACTTCCCGAAGGTGACAAGGACAAATTCATTGAAGCAGGCTGCCCTGCTGTAGAGCCCTGTGAGCTGTCTGACCCCACTGCCGGGGTCAGCTGGCACAAGAATGGAACAAAGCTTCCACAAAATGGAATAGAGATCCAACCAGAAGGCACCACAAGGAGGCTCGCTCTCCAACCAGCAAATCTGTCTCGCGCAGGGTTGTATAGTTGTGAGACAATGGAAGATGCTAAGCAGTTTCATGCGGATGTCAAAG CTCCACCAGCGAGGTTCTCACCACTCCCTGAAGTTGAGAAGAAGCGGTCCACTGAAGCAGGCTGCCCCATTGTACTGCCCTGTGAGACCTCAGAGTCTACTGCCCAGGTCTGCTGGTACAAGGACGGGATAGAGATCCTCCCACAGACTAGCACAGACATCCAATCAGACGGCATCAAAGGGTCACTAGATGTCCAGCAGGCAGAGCTCTCTGACTCTGAAGTACACAGTGTTGAGACAAAGGATGATGACACCCAGTTTAATGTGGACACTGAAG CTCCATCAGTGCGGTTCAAAGAGCTTCCTGAAGATGAGAGGAACAAGTCCATTGAAGCAGGCTGCCCCATTGTACTGCACTGTGAGATCACAGACCCCAATGCCCAGGTCAGCTGGTACAAGGACGGGATAGAGATCGTTCCACAAACTGGAACAGAGATCCAATCAGATGGCCATGTGAGGGGACTGGTTGTCCAATCAGCAGAGCTTTCACACTCTGGTGTATACAGCTGCAGCATTGCTGATGAAGTCCTTATGTTCAAGGTGGATGTTCAAG ATTACACCCCCCCAGCTTCACCAGTGAGGTTCAGAGCAGTCCCTGCAATTGAGAGGAACAAGTCCATTGAAGCAGGCTGCCCCATTGTACTGCACTGTGAGATCTCAGACCCCACTGCCCAGGTCTGCTGGTACAAGGACGGGATAGAGATCCTTCCACAGTTTGGAATAGAGATCCAATCCGAGGGCACCACGCGGACGCTGACCATCGAATCCGCTGAGCTCTCTCACTCAGGGGTGTACAGCTGTGATGCTGTAGATGATGTCATAGCATTCAAGGTGGCTGTTAAAG CTCCACCAGTGAGGTTCACAGCGCTTCCAGAGGTAGAGAAGAACAAGTCCATTGAAGCAGGCTGCCCCATTGTACTGCACTGTGAGATCTCAGACCCCACTGGCCAGGTCTGCTGGTACAAGGATGGGATACAGCTCCTCCCACAAACTGGAATAGAGATCCAATCAGAAGGCACCATGAGGACACTGGTTATCAAGTCATCTGAGTATTCCAGCTCTGGGGTGTACAGTTGTAAAACAGCTGATGATTTCATCGAAATTTATGTGGAAGTTAAAG CACCTCCTGTGACATTTGCCGAAATCCCAGAGGAGGAGGTCCACAAAAGCGTTGTGGAGCTGGACCCGCTTGTTCTCCGCTGTGAAGTGTCCAGGCCTGACGCCACAGCCCTGTGGTATAAGGATGGAGTTGAGATGCAGCCGAGCAGCAACATCACCATACAGGCCGACAGCTCTACGAGGAGGCTCATTATCCGATCCACCCAGCTGTCAGACTCCGGGACATACACATGCCGTGCGGGTGACAGCGCCTTGATGTTCAAGGTTAACGTACGCG AGCCTCCAGTGATGATTGTCTATCCCAAGGAGGACGTTCACCTCGATCGGCATGTCTCTGAGGAAATAGTGCTGAGCTGTGAGCTTTCACGGACAAATGGTACAGTGCATTGGTACAAGGATGGGCAAAAGCTGCAAGAAAGCCAGAACATCAAACTGAAATCAGAGGGCCCATACAGAAGGCTGAAGATTCTCCATGGTGGTATTGAAGATTCCGGTGAATATGTCTGTGATACAGCTGACGATTCAATATTCTTCCAGCTCAACATAACAG AACCACCTGTGCGCATAGTGTCTCCCAGCCAGTCCCAAATGGAGCTCTGCCAACAGACGTCAGAACGAATGGTACTGAGCTGCGAGATCTCCAGGCCCAATGCCACAGTGCGCTGGTACCGTGACGGACTTGAGGTAGAGGAGAATGACAATCTGATCCTGGAAGTGGACGGAGTCTACAGGAGACTTATTATCCCAGAGACCACTGTCCAAGATTCTGCTGAATATGTCTGCGACACTGCCGATGACTCTGTAACTTTCTTTGTGAATATCGCAG AACCCCCGGTGAGGTTTGTGCGTCCGAGAAAGATGGCTAGCTCTGTGGAGAGTTTTGTTGGGGGCCCTGTAGTGCTTGAGTGCGAGGTTTCACGCTCAAACGCGGAGGTGAGCTGGAAGAAGGACAGCGAGGAGATGGAAGAGAGCAGCAACGTCACCATCATTGAGGAGGGCATCTTTCGCCAGTTAAccatacactcatgcacactcgAGGATTCTGGCCAATACATCTGTGACGCCAAGGATGATGTAATGGACTTTCATGTCAAAGTCACTG AACCTCCAGTCAAAatcctgaggaaaaaagaactcAAGACAGAGCAGCAGTTCCTGGCATCTGATGATATTATCTTGGAGTGTGAGCTCTCCAGGGAGAATGGGATCGTTCAGTGGCGCAAAGACAGCCAGAAAATTGTAGAAGGCGAACACATCTGCATCGAGGAGGAAGGAGCTTTCCGTTCTTTGGTCATCCTCAATGCTGATCTCACAGATGCTGGAGAATACGTGTGTGATGCCAAAGACGACAACATTGTCTTTCATGTAACAGTCCAAG agcCTCCGGTGACTATCATAGGCAATTCTGAGAGCCCAGAAAACCACAGTCTACTAGTGGGGGATGACCTGATTTTGGCCTGTGAATTGTCCCGGCCAAATGCCACAGTGGAGTGGTACTGCAATGGGAAGCCGCTGAGTTCAGATCCTCGAGCCCATATTGACAGCTACGGCACAGTTAGGAAGCTTATCCTGAAAGGACTTCAGTCCTCAGACTCAGGGACGTACATATGCGACGCCATTGATGACAAAATGATCACCATGGTGAAAGTTCAAG AGCCTGCAGTCAAGTTTGTGAATAAACAGGAGGTAAACCTGATCACTGGCTACGAAAAGGAAAGCGTGACACTGTCTGTCACCGTTTCCCGGGAGAACGCAACGGTGCGGTGGATGAAAGATTGGATAGAGCTCACCGGTGAACGATTCCACACCAGAGTGGAGGGGAATACCCACTTTTTCACCATCGACCCACTGCAGAGGTCAGACAGTGGAGAGTACACCTGTGATGCCAACACTGATGAGATGCACTTCAGCCTCTTGGTTAAAG AAATGAGGGTGAAATTTGTGAGGCCGTTGGAGGACACGGTGGCCCACAAGGACAGCATGGTCACCCTGCGCTGTGAGCTCTGCAGGGCCAAGGGAGACGTGCTGTGGCTGAAGGACGGTGTGGAGATCTCTCCCGGCCGCCGGATAGCTATCAGAGCTGACGGCCCAGAACGCAGCCTCACCATCCACCGCTTAACGCCAGAGGACGCCGGCGAGTACGCCTGCGAATCCAAAGATGACAGGACAAGCGCCGTACTCAGAGTGGAAA TGCCGCGTATTGTGGAGTTCATTGCAGAGCTCCACAACACCACTGTGCTTGAAGGTGAAGACGCCACTTTCAAGTGCGTGGTGTCTCCAGAAGACGTGCAGCTGGTCTGGAAAATGGATGGAGAGCACATCTTTCCCAGTGAGAAGTTCAGGATGTCCAGTAACGGCCTGTGCCACATGCTCCACATCCTCAACTGTAACGTCACGGACACCTCCAAGGTGACCGCGGAGGCAGAGGGGGTGGTGTCCAAAGCCAACCTCCAGGTGCAAG AGGCACAGGTACTGTTCACCAAGAAGATGGAGTCAGTGGTGTCAGAGGAGTATGGGGAGGCCActctggaggtggaggtgagcCCGGAGTCTGGCGAGGTGCAGTGGATGAGGCAGGGCGTGGTCATCCAGCCGGGCCCAAAGTTCACCCTGAAGCAGAACGGCAGGAAGCGTAGCCTCACTGTGCACAACCTCACCCTCTCCGACCGGGGCACCTACCGCTGCGAAACGCTGCACGACCGAACCCAGGGCAAGCTCAGCGTGGAAC CGAGGAAAATCACGATACGCAGAGGACTGAACCCGATCGACACGTTTGAACGCGACACAGCGTCCTTCGAGGTGGAGCTGTCGCACAGCAACGTGGAGGGAGTCTGGCAGAAGGATGGAATACGCATCAAACCCAACAACCACTGGCGCACCAGCGCCAACGGCTGCGTGCACAGCCTCACCCTCTCCAACCTCACCCTCGAGGACACCAGCACCATCACCTTCTCCGCCGAGAGCGTGAAAACGTCTGCCAGGCTCACGGTCAGAG AGACTCCAGTGACAATCCTGAAGAAGCTGGAGGACCTGTATATCCCAGAAGGCACGACAGCATCTATTGAATGTGAGCTGTCGAGACAGAACGTAGATGTAAAGTGGCTAAAG AACGGGGTTGAGATGAAGCCAAGCAAGAACCACCGCATCTACTCCATGGGGAGAAAGCGCTTCGTCCAGATCCTGAAGTGTGACCTCAGTGATTCCGGAATCTACACGTGTGATGCAGGGGACATAAACACATACTGCTCTCTGGAGGTCTCCG AGCGGGAGGTGGAGATTGTGCAGGGGCTGGAGGACCTGGACATCCAGGAGGATCAGAACGCTGTGTTCATGTGCGAAGTGTCCCTGGAGGATGTGCCCGGAGAGTGGTTCAAGAATGGGGACAAAATACGGCCTACCAGCACCATCAAAATCCGGCAGGAAG GAACAAAGCACTTCCTTCTGATGTGCAACGTGAGGGCGGAGGACTCAGGAGAAATCAAGTTTGTGGCCAAACAGGCTGAATCCACAGCTTACCTGGAAGTGGAAG AGCTCCCCGTGTCCATAGTGAAGCCGCTGAGGGATAAGACGGCCCTGGAGAAGCACCGCGTCATCATGGAGTGCACTGTGTCCAACCCCAGGTGCAGCATCCGCTGGTACAAAGGCAGCAACGTCATCCTGCCCTCCGAGCGCTTCGAGATCTGCAGCGAGGGCTGCAACCGCAAGCTGGTcatccagcaggtggcgctggaGGACGAGGGCACCTACAGCGTGCAGGTTGGAGAGCACACATCATCGGCCAGGCTAATGGTAGAAG CCCAGCTGCTGCAGATGGTGCGGGAGCTGGTGGACGTGGAGGTGACCGAGCCTGAGGAGGCCTGCTTCGAGTGCGAGGTGTCCGTGCCCGTCAGCAAGGCCCCTGGCTGGAGTCTCAATGGAGAGACCCTGCAGCCCGGGCCCGACGTCCGAGTGGAAAACCTGGGCAGGGTCCACAGGCTCACCCTTAGAAACACCTCCGTGGACATGAGCGGCATTGTCAAATTTACCAGCGGAAAGGCCAAGAGCAGCGCTAGACTCAATGTGACAA GTAACTAG